TGAAGAACTGAATCTTGAAGAATGGGATATAAACAAGTTCGAGCGTAAGCTTCTAATGAAAGAAGGCATCGCCGAACGGACTGTTACTGTTACTTCTCCGAAAGGACATACCTTACAAATTCATGTGGAGCACTTCTACAGCATGGAGCATTTAAATCTTTGTCTGATAAAATACAGCGTAACCTCAGTTAATTACGAAGGAAAAATATCTCTCCTCCCCTACATCAATGGAGATGTTATTCATGAAAGTTCCAATTTTAATGAAAAAATGTGGAACATTATCCTTGCTAAAACAACACATGAATATGCTTTATTATGGACACAGACAAAACGGGAAGACTCGCAGGCTTGCTGTGCCACAACTTATCAACTATTCAAGAACAATAAAGAGATAACCAGTAGGCCAATCAGGATAGAAAAAGAAAAGTTTGTAGGGTTTAGTGTTGGTAGCGATGTAAAACCTGGCGAAACTTTGTCTTTGATAAAATACACTTCTGTAGTATCTTCACTTTATTGCGATAGAAAGGAGTTAGTAGACCAATCTATTGCTGAAGCTCAGAATGCAAAAAATACTGGATGGGATTCTTTTTTGGAAGAGCAGCGAAAAGACTGGAGCAAGTTATGGAATAAAATGGATGTACAGATTGAGGGAGATGACGAGGTTCAGCAAGCAATCCGTTTCAATATTTTCCAGATACATCAGAACTACAAAGGGGACAACCCTAGTCTGAACATTGGTTCAAAAGGATTTACCGGTGAAAAGTACGGAGGAAACACTCAATGGAATACAGAATTATGCTGCATTCCCTATTATTTGCTTGCCGGCTCCAGAAACTTAGCCATAAATCTTTTGCTATACAGGTACAATCATTTACCAAAAGCAATAGAAAATGCTGAAAAATTAGGATTCACCAATGGGGCTGCTCTATATCCAATGGTGACAATGGACGGAACTGAATGTCACAATGAGTGGGAAATTACTTTTGAAGAAATTCACCGTAACGGAATCATTGCACATGTTATTGACTTATACACCAATTTTACAGGACAGACAGATTATGTGGCTAAATATGGCCTGGAAGTACTAATTGGAATATCCCGATTCTGGAGTCAGAGAGTAAGTTTCTCCTCATCCAAACAAAAGTATGTGATATTAGGAGTAACAGGTCCAAATGAATATGAAAATAATGTAGACAATAATTGGTATACTAATTACAGTTGCATTCAGAATTTAAAATCTACTCTTCACTATCTGGAATTAGTAGAAAAGAATTATACAAATGATTTCCAACGAGTTCTGAAAAAGACTAATTTCCAGTTGGCAGAAACAAAGCGATGGAAAGATATTATTGAAAACATGTATTTACCTGTTGACAATGAAAAAGGGATCTTCGTTCAGCAAGATGGATACATGGACAAGGAACTAAATGTAGTTGCAGATATCAATCCATCAGAACGTCCCATAAGTCAGCACTGGTCATGGGACCGGATTCTGCGTTCATGCTTTATAAAACAAAGCGATGTTCTTTTGGGTATTTATCTTTACCGGAACGATTTTGATATAGAAACAGTAAAAAAGAATTTCCAGTTTTACGAGCCTCGCACTCTTCACGAATCATCCCTCTCCTATTTCATACATTCAATACTTGCCGCACGTATCGGAGAGATTGATAAAGCTTATGACTTGTTTCTAAAAGCTACTCGTTTGGATTTGGATGATTATAATAATGACTTAAAAGAAGGACTTCATATAACCAGTATGCCCGGAAGCTGGCTTGCATTGGTTGATGGTTTTGCCGGAATGAAACTAAAAAACGGTAAAGCATCATTTGAACCACTAATCCCGCGTAAATGGAAATCATATGCTTTTAAAGTAAATTTCAATGGATACTTTTTACTTATAAAAATAAGTCAGGGAGAAATGAATGTAAGCAATCTGGCAAGTCAGGATGCGTGTATTCAGGTTTATAATAAGAACTATTCAATAAAGGCTAAAACTGATATAATAATTCCTATTAATCCTAGCGAAAAATAAAAAACGGTCCATTTTAAATGAACGTGCTTAACAAATACCTCTTGTGAATTGTTTTTTGTTGTATATTTGCGCCTAATTATGAAAAGGATATTATTAATATACATATTTTTAGTGGCTCTCACTCAGGCATCACTTTATGCTCAGAGTACAATGCAGAGATCTATGGATCAAATGGGTCGTTCTACCTCTTCAAATGGTAGAAACAAGAATTCTGAAAGTGGTCATGACAGCACACAGGTTAATACTGCATCTATTGATCCTAAACTTTATATGTGGAGAGTTGACGAACGACTTGGGAATATACAATTGATTCCTACCGATACGATTTATCACCAATTCCAGAACCAGAACCTGGTTGAGGGAGTGACCGGGCACAACAATTATCTGGGTAACATGGGCTCGCCTTCAATGTCCAGAATCTATTTTGAGCGCCCGGAATATTCTCAGTTTTTGTTTACCGATCCATATTCCAGTTTTTATGTAAAACCGGAGAACTTCAACTTTGCTAATTCACATTTACCGTATACTAATCTTACATACTACAAAGCCGGATCAAAAGTTGATGGTGAAGAATGCTTTAAAAATTATTTTTCAGTGAATGTAAATAAGCGCCTTGCTTTTGGTTACAACATTGATTATCAGTATGGACGTGGATTTTATTCAGATCAGTCAACGGCTCACTTTAACGGAGCAGTGTTTGGAAGTTATCTTGGAGAGCATTATCAGGCTCATTTATTATATAACAGTTTCTATTTAAAGATGATAGAAAACGGTGGAATTGCAGACGACCGTTATATCACAGATCCACTGGCAATGAGTGAAGGCAAGAAACAATATGAACCTGCAAATATTCCGGTCAACCTATCGGATACATGGAATAAGAGCCATGACACATATGCATTCTATACCCACCGTTACAATCTGGGATTTAAAAGAGAGAAAGTTAAAGTTGCAAAAGAGCCTGATAAATCAAAGAAAACAGAAAAGAAAACAGGGAATAAGCCAGATAATGGACCGGAAAAACCAGTAGAAAAGGAGATGGAATTTGTTCCTGTTACCAGCTTTATTCATACTATTAAAGTAGAAAGAGCACGCAAAAGTTTCGTCTCCAATACTGAGACAAAAGGCTTTTATAATAATACATACATTAATAAAAACAGCCTGACATCGAATGACTCTACCAGCTACTTGTCTGTAAAGAACACGTTTGGAGTAGCATTACTGGAAGGATTTAATAAATATGCTCAGGCTGGCCTCACAGGATATATTTCTCACGAGCTTCGTCAGTACAGATTAATGGATATGGACTCCGTTAACGTAAATAAGTATACCGAAAATGAAGTGTATGTTGGAGGAGAATTATCCAGAAAGAATGGCAAGTTACTCCATTATTCAGCAATAGGAGAAGTGGGTATGCTAAAAGAAAGCATCGGCCAGTTTCGCATAAAAGGAAATCTGGACTTGAATTTCCGTCTTTTTAAAGATACTGTTACCTTATTCGCACGTGGAAATATAAGCAACACACTGCCTTCTTTTTATATGCGTCATTATCACTCAAATCACTTCTATTGGGACAATGATAATTTCTCTAAAGAGTTCAAAACAAGGTTAGAAGGTGAATTATCAATTAAAAGACTTGGTACTAACTTAAAGGTGTCTGTTGAGAACGTTAAGAATTATGCCTATTTCGATAGCACAGCAGTTGCAAATCAATTCTCTGGTAATATACAGATATTGGGCGCTACCTTAAGCCAGAACTTCAAGGCAGGTCTCTTACATCTGGATAACGAAATTAGCTATCAAAAGTCAAGCAATAACAGCATAATTCCGCTTCCAGAATTGTCTCTTTATCATAACCTGTATCTGGATACCAAACTAGCTAAGAAGGTTCTTAGTCTGCAATTGGGAGTAGATGTTCGCTATTTCACCAAGTATTATGCACCAGCCTATACTCCTGCCATTGGAAATTTCAATCTACAGAATGAAGCTAATGGTGTAAAGATTGGAGGATATCCTATCGTAAACTTATATGCTAACCTCCACTTAAAACGTACGCGCTTCTTTATTATGTATTATCATGTAAATCAAGCATCAGGTGGGGCTAACTCATTCTATGTACCTCATTACCCTATCAACCCTCGCGTAATGAAGATTGGTATTTCCTGGAATTTCTACGATTAACATGAAGTCGAGAGGATATATTAAATATCTGATTCTTGGAATAATATCAGCAATAATTGCTGTTTATTTTACAGGAAAGGGCTCCTCAAAAGGAGAACCCAGAGACTTTGCGGAAATTAAAAAATCGGGAGTTCTACGGGTTGTTACTGAATATAATTCCCTGAGTTATTTTGTTAACAAAGACACAATATCCGGATTTCAGTATGAACTGGCTAATGCTTTTGCCAAAGCCAAAGGACTGCGTTTAGAAATTGTACCCGAAATGAGCTTTGATAAACGTTTAGAAGGTCTGTCAAACGGAAGCTATGATATTATTGCTTATGATATGTTAGTAACAAGTGAGTTAAAGGACTCCATTCTATTAACATTACCTATCCAGTTGAATAAGCAAGTATTGGTTCAACGAAAAGCAGGTGCAAACAAAACTCCATATATTAAAAGTCAGCTGGACCTGGCTCACAAAATACTCCATGTGGTAAAAGGCTCACCTTCGATTCTTCGCATCAAAAACCTGAGTAATGAAATAGGTGATGCTATTTATATTAAGGAAGTTGAGAAGTATGGTTCAGAACAACTAATGGCTATGGTTGCTCACGGAGATATTAGTTATGCCGTTTGTGATAAGAGCATTGCTTATGCTTCAATAGATTCTTTTCCTCAGCTGGATATTCATACTGATATTAGCTTTACTCAATTCTATTCATGGGGTGTAAGCAAAAAATCTCCTGTATTACTTGACACTCTTAACTCTTGGCTTAAAACATTCACCAAGAGCAAAGAATATCAACGTATTTATAAGAAATATTATAAAGCTTGATTTTGTTCTTTCTCTGTCTCTACCTGCTTTTGTGTAGCACTAAAATACTGGAACATCATTGATACTGACGGAAGCATTTGAGCCAGATAAGTGATAAAATAGGCAAACACACACAATACAAACATTAAAACGCTGAAATAGCCAGGCAAAGTTGAAGGATTACCCTCAAGAATTGAGCTAAATGACAATGATTGAACAAATGAGCCTACTCCCCAGGGAGTAAAAGCTATACCCTGAATTATTAAAGCAAAAATATCTGCCAGGATTAAGAGGAAGAATGTTCCGGCCCAGTTGGGAATTCCGAGTTTAAATCCTTTCTTTATAGCAGCCATAACCTTTATCTCTTCAAACAAATAGATTTCCTGAGCGTAAGTAAAAGGAATCATTATAAAAAAAAGCAAAGGAACAGTTAGAATCAATGTCCACGGAGATAGCAACATTAAGCTTGCAAGCAAGGCTAAATAAATGATAGTGAAAACTAACAAGAGAAGATTTACAATAAAGAATCTTTTCGAATTAAATACTATTTTGCTTCTTATATCCTTAAAAGAAAGTCGGGCCAATGATTCCCGCAATGGATATTCTTTCACCAATGTGTAAAGTATGCCTTTAAAAAAGATATTTCCTATGGCACAAATCAGCACAATCACACATATTAAAGCTAAATATTTGGTAATTTCAGGGGTGACTGACTTTACTTGTTGAACCTGTATTGCCAGGTTACTAAATATGGTGAATAGTAATGAAACAAGTACTGCTAATGGCAATAAAATAAAAGAGCAGAGTTTTACCAGAACTTTTAAATTATTCTCAATAAAATCGAAAGCGGCCGAGAAACGCCCTGCAAGACTGCGGGACTTAAAGAATATAATCTTTGATGTTTGATTTTCCATTTATAGAGTCTTTTTTATCAGTTTATTCATATTTTGTTATGACAAAAGTAATTAAAAACAATATATTTGCAATTCGAATAACTGTTATTTTTGTTATAAGATAAATAAAGAGGATTAAGAAGAATGATTAAATGGGGATTTATTGGTTGTGGAAACGTGACAGAAAAGAAAAGTGGACCTGCTTTTAAGAAGATTGAGGGCTCTACTGTTGTTGCGGTAATGAGCCGTGATGCAGAAAAAGCTAAAAATTACGCAGAGAAAAGAGGCATTAAGAAGTGGTATACTGATGCACTGGAATTAATTGAAGATCCGGAGGTCGATGCTGTTTATATTGCTACCCCACCCTCTTCTCATGCAACCTACGCTATTATGTCCATGAAAGCAGGCAAACCTGTTTATATTGAAAAGCCAATGGCTAGCAGTTATGAGGAGTGTACCCGCATTAACCGTATTTCACAAGAAACCGGAGTTCCTTGTTTCGTTGCTTACTACCGACGCTACTTACCATATTTTATTAAAGTAAAAGAGTTAATTGAGCAAGGAGCTATTGGAAATGTAATCAATGTTCAGATTCGTTTTGCACAGCCTCCTTACGATCTTGATTATAATAAAGAAAACTTGCCGTGGCGTGTACAACCCGACATAGCAGGTGGAGGATATTTCTATGATCTTGCTTCTCACCAGTTGGATATTTTGCAAGACATATTTGGCTGTATCCTTGAAGCAGAAGGATTTAAAAGCAACCGCGGAGGATTATATAAGGCAGAAGACACTGTTAGTGCTTGCTTTCAGTTCGATTCTGGGTTAGTTGGCTCCGGTTCATGGTGCTTTGTTGGTCATAGTTCGGCTAAAGAAGACCGGATTGAGATTATTGGTGACAAAGGTATGATCTGCTTTTCCACATTTACATTTGATCCAATTGCTATTCACACAGAAAAAGGACGCGAAGAGTTTATAATTGAGAACCCTGAACAGATACAGTATAATCTTATTGAGTCGGTAATTCATCATTTACAGGGAAAATCTGTATGCACATGTGATGGCATTAGCGCTACTCCAACCAACTGGGTAATGGATAAGATTCTTGGTAAAATTTAATATAAAACTACGCTATTCTTAATGAAAAGATTGCTTACTTTCTTTTGCTTATTACTTCCTGCTATTTTTCTGTTGGCTCAGAATGAGAAATCAAACTTTATAAAAAAAGGGAAAGAGCTGGGAGAAATGGCAAAAGAAAATATTAACACAATCGGACATAAAATAAATGAGATTGATACCAGCTATGTGGAGCCAAACAAATATACCTTCGCATTTATGCTTGAAAACAGCAACTGGTATGAATATTATCGTCTCAGCAGTAATGAAAGTAATCCCCAGCGGATTACTATTGCGCCAAACATGAGTTATAAACTTGGTGGATATTTCGGATGGAAATGGATATTTCTTGGATGGTCTATTAATCTGAAAGATCTATTGGGTAATGACAATTCATCAAAAAAGAAAACAGAATTTGGACTGAGCCTTTACAGCTCCATGGTTGGAGGAGATATTTATTACCGAAAAAGTGGTAGCGACTTTAAAATACGCAGTACCAGTGGAATATTTAATAATGGTGAAAC
This genomic interval from uncultured Bacteroides sp. contains the following:
- a CDS encoding family 65 glycosyl hydrolase domain-containing protein, whose translation is MNRYLKIDGWNIIEEDFHAKNQRASESIFSIGNGRIGQRGNFEETYTGDTLQGSYIAGLYFQDRTRVGWWKNGYPRYFSRMPNAPYWSGINLRLIDEELNLEEWDINKFERKLLMKEGIAERTVTVTSPKGHTLQIHVEHFYSMEHLNLCLIKYSVTSVNYEGKISLLPYINGDVIHESSNFNEKMWNIILAKTTHEYALLWTQTKREDSQACCATTYQLFKNNKEITSRPIRIEKEKFVGFSVGSDVKPGETLSLIKYTSVVSSLYCDRKELVDQSIAEAQNAKNTGWDSFLEEQRKDWSKLWNKMDVQIEGDDEVQQAIRFNIFQIHQNYKGDNPSLNIGSKGFTGEKYGGNTQWNTELCCIPYYLLAGSRNLAINLLLYRYNHLPKAIENAEKLGFTNGAALYPMVTMDGTECHNEWEITFEEIHRNGIIAHVIDLYTNFTGQTDYVAKYGLEVLIGISRFWSQRVSFSSSKQKYVILGVTGPNEYENNVDNNWYTNYSCIQNLKSTLHYLELVEKNYTNDFQRVLKKTNFQLAETKRWKDIIENMYLPVDNEKGIFVQQDGYMDKELNVVADINPSERPISQHWSWDRILRSCFIKQSDVLLGIYLYRNDFDIETVKKNFQFYEPRTLHESSLSYFIHSILAARIGEIDKAYDLFLKATRLDLDDYNNDLKEGLHITSMPGSWLALVDGFAGMKLKNGKASFEPLIPRKWKSYAFKVNFNGYFLLIKISQGEMNVSNLASQDACIQVYNKNYSIKAKTDIIIPINPSEK
- a CDS encoding putative porin, producing MKRILLIYIFLVALTQASLYAQSTMQRSMDQMGRSTSSNGRNKNSESGHDSTQVNTASIDPKLYMWRVDERLGNIQLIPTDTIYHQFQNQNLVEGVTGHNNYLGNMGSPSMSRIYFERPEYSQFLFTDPYSSFYVKPENFNFANSHLPYTNLTYYKAGSKVDGEECFKNYFSVNVNKRLAFGYNIDYQYGRGFYSDQSTAHFNGAVFGSYLGEHYQAHLLYNSFYLKMIENGGIADDRYITDPLAMSEGKKQYEPANIPVNLSDTWNKSHDTYAFYTHRYNLGFKREKVKVAKEPDKSKKTEKKTGNKPDNGPEKPVEKEMEFVPVTSFIHTIKVERARKSFVSNTETKGFYNNTYINKNSLTSNDSTSYLSVKNTFGVALLEGFNKYAQAGLTGYISHELRQYRLMDMDSVNVNKYTENEVYVGGELSRKNGKLLHYSAIGEVGMLKESIGQFRIKGNLDLNFRLFKDTVTLFARGNISNTLPSFYMRHYHSNHFYWDNDNFSKEFKTRLEGELSIKRLGTNLKVSVENVKNYAYFDSTAVANQFSGNIQILGATLSQNFKAGLLHLDNEISYQKSSNNSIIPLPELSLYHNLYLDTKLAKKVLSLQLGVDVRYFTKYYAPAYTPAIGNFNLQNEANGVKIGGYPIVNLYANLHLKRTRFFIMYYHVNQASGGANSFYVPHYPINPRVMKIGISWNFYD
- a CDS encoding Gfo/Idh/MocA family oxidoreductase, yielding MIKWGFIGCGNVTEKKSGPAFKKIEGSTVVAVMSRDAEKAKNYAEKRGIKKWYTDALELIEDPEVDAVYIATPPSSHATYAIMSMKAGKPVYIEKPMASSYEECTRINRISQETGVPCFVAYYRRYLPYFIKVKELIEQGAIGNVINVQIRFAQPPYDLDYNKENLPWRVQPDIAGGGYFYDLASHQLDILQDIFGCILEAEGFKSNRGGLYKAEDTVSACFQFDSGLVGSGSWCFVGHSSAKEDRIEIIGDKGMICFSTFTFDPIAIHTEKGREEFIIENPEQIQYNLIESVIHHLQGKSVCTCDGISATPTNWVMDKILGKI
- a CDS encoding transporter substrate-binding domain-containing protein is translated as MKSRGYIKYLILGIISAIIAVYFTGKGSSKGEPRDFAEIKKSGVLRVVTEYNSLSYFVNKDTISGFQYELANAFAKAKGLRLEIVPEMSFDKRLEGLSNGSYDIIAYDMLVTSELKDSILLTLPIQLNKQVLVQRKAGANKTPYIKSQLDLAHKILHVVKGSPSILRIKNLSNEIGDAIYIKEVEKYGSEQLMAMVAHGDISYAVCDKSIAYASIDSFPQLDIHTDISFTQFYSWGVSKKSPVLLDTLNSWLKTFTKSKEYQRIYKKYYKA